In Desulfonatronum thiodismutans, the genomic window CCTGGTGCGCAGTTGGGACTTCTACTGCTGCTCTTCGCCCTCCAGATGATGGCCCTGGGCAGCACGCCCATCGGCCCTTTTCCGCGGACCTGGCTGTTGTTTATCCTGGGTCTGGTGGTTGCGTCACTCGGGACGGTGTCCTGCATCATTCCGGGGTTCCTGCTTTTCCAGCTCACGCTGCTCGTGGGCGTGCTGAATATCTGTGGAGGCGCCGCGACAATCGCAAGAGTATGCATCGCGTTGTTCAAAAAACCGGACAAGCCGCGAGAGCCCGTGCCGCCCATCCTGGTCAGGCTTTTTGCGACGCAACTGACGTTGGGCGTGTTGGCGATGCTTTTCGGTACATCCATGCTTGTCTCGAATATGATTCCCGCCCTGATCGTGGGCATTATTCTCGCTTCCAACGGTTTTGTCCTTTTGTATCTGCTGCGGATTATGGTTCAGATCGACAGGATCAAGGCCGAGGCGCTGGAATAGCCGAAAATGTCGCATCAGGCCTTGTTCTCGAACCGCGAAGGCAGAAACGGCCCTATATGCGCTTTGGGCAGGCAGGTGTCAGGCAAGCCAAAAAAAATGTCTATAGCCAGGATTGTTGGCAGTGCCAACAAGGTGGGCGCAAGCTTCCAGTGAGATGTGGTTGGCGTTTTTTCAATATACTGAAATTGTGTCATTTTTATCATGGCATGGATCGTGCTAAACCAGATGCAAGACCATAACGGTTCAACCTCAACAGGAGAAATGATCATGAAGAAGCTTATCGCGGTTGCAGCTATGGCGGTTACTCTTTGTCTGGCCGGGCTGGTTATGTCCGGAACGGCTTTCGCCCAGCAGTGCGTGGACAACGGAAACGGGACAGTGACGGAGGTCTACGGCGGATACGACCTGATGTGGCAGAAGGCCACGGCAGGTAAAATGGTCTGGGATGTCGCCATGAGGTATGCCTCCAGCCTTTCTTTAGGCGGGCATTCCGACTGGCGGTTGCCGAAATTGCATGAATTACGGCTACTGTACCATTCTCCCTGTAAATCTATGATGGAAGTAGTGGAGACCGGTTACTGGTCGTCTATTACCGACGCCCACGATGCGGGCCGCGCGTGGCGCGTCGACTTCGACGACGGCAACGTGTTCAGCCTCCATAAGTCGAGTGACCGCTACGTTCGTGCCGTGCGTGCCGGACAGTGATGGATGATTTGATTCGTCGGTGATTTAGCCCTTTGGCTGGATAGGATTGTCGCTGTGGTATGACACCTTGTCCAGATGCGGTGCTTACAGCATCTCCGGAATTGGCGGCTGGAAGCTGCCGAGCAAGGATGAGCTTCAGGCTTTACACCGTGCAATGCGGGGCGGACATCCATTCGCCGGGGACCATTCGCGCCTCTACTGGTCCAGCGAGGCCGCCTCGGACTACCGCGCGTGGAGCGTGCATATGAGTGACGGCAGCATGGGCGAGTACCTCAGGTTCTACAACTTCCTCGCCTGGCCGGTCCGCAACGTACAGTGAGGTGCTTGGGAGCTGTGGTTGTTCTGAATACTGGGCTCTTTGGCGGGATGAGGCTGTCCAAGGCGCAGCCTCATCCCGAAGCCCATATTTGCGATTTAGCCCCATGCCCTGGCGGTTGGCAGAGGTAAGAGATTGGATGCGACGAAAAAGAATCGGCAACAGAATGTATTCGGCTTCCTGTCACTCAACGAAAATGGAGGTAGAGATGAGAAACAACGCATTGATTTTTTTAATGATAATACTTTTCCTGGGCGCTTCCCATGCATCAGCATTTGAGGCAACGATCAGCAATCCGACGGATCATCTCGTATTTGTTGATGGTTATGGCGTGGCGCCCGGCACGGACCACAGTGAACTGGCCATGACCATTGGTTTGAACCCCAAAGAAACCTTATCCCTGGATTTCATGCACTATGTTCCTTCCGGTCTGACTGGGAGAATATATGTGAGCAATAGTCATCAAAGTGAATGGCTGCAAATCAGGCCGGTTACGATCCAGGGAGGTGACACGGACGGAATTTCCAATTTCACTCCTTTGTCTGGAAATACATCATGGGATATTTGCTGGAAAGCAGGGACAGTTGCACTTCCCATCAAGGACAATCAATACGGCTTCTGCAAAAAGTG contains:
- a CDS encoding Lcl C-terminal domain-containing protein translates to MSRCGAYSISGIGGWKLPSKDELQALHRAMRGGHPFAGDHSRLYWSSEAASDYRAWSVHMSDGSMGEYLRFYNFLAWPVRNVQ
- a CDS encoding Lcl C-terminal domain-containing protein gives rise to the protein MKKLIAVAAMAVTLCLAGLVMSGTAFAQQCVDNGNGTVTEVYGGYDLMWQKATAGKMVWDVAMRYASSLSLGGHSDWRLPKLHELRLLYHSPCKSMMEVVETGYWSSITDAHDAGRAWRVDFDDGNVFSLHKSSDRYVRAVRAGQ